A portion of the Wolbachia endosymbiont of Oedothorax gibbosus genome contains these proteins:
- a CDS encoding NUDIX domain-containing protein — protein MKDNIIYHSHLGVYGLILKPKSIVLVKKSRGPYKGLFDLPGGSLEIAETLEEALVREIREETGCLVKQYDQIQTVTSLYHYNEDNVNKCLKHIAVLYKIEIIGEIKRESDGKDSDGCIWQSIDTINYKKISPIVHIASKFIK, from the coding sequence ATGAAAGATAATATTATTTATCACTCTCACTTAGGCGTATACGGTTTAATTTTAAAACCTAAAAGTATAGTTTTGGTGAAAAAAAGTCGAGGTCCTTACAAAGGGTTGTTTGATTTACCAGGTGGAAGTCTAGAAATTGCTGAAACGCTTGAAGAGGCGCTTGTAAGAGAAATTAGAGAAGAAACAGGTTGTTTAGTGAAACAATACGACCAAATCCAAACAGTTACTAGCCTATATCATTATAATGAAGACAATGTAAATAAATGTCTAAAACATATAGCAGTTTTATACAAAATTGAAATCATAGGAGAAATAAAGCGAGAATCTGATGGAAAAGATTCTGATGGTTGTATATGGCAAAGTATAGATACTATAAACTATAAAAAAATTTCTCCGATAGTTCATATAGCAAGTAAATTCATAAAATGA